From Gossypium raimondii isolate GPD5lz chromosome 11, ASM2569854v1, whole genome shotgun sequence:
gATTGAGTCTTCAATCCCATATTTGAACTCTGCGATGGAGGGAGCGACAAAGTGGGATCCTGTCTGCTTGAAACCAACAAATGAGGTGCGGCAAACTTACAGCCGTATGAAGCATATTGACCAACGAGTAACTGCAGTATCAACTGTTTCTGCCCTTGAAGCTGAATTAGAGCAGGCTCGAGTTCGCACTGATGAGCTTGAGACTGAATGCCGGTCCTCAAAGAAGAAACTCGAGCACTTGTTGAGGAAAGTTAGTGAGGAAAGGGCTGAGTGGAGGAGCAGAGAGCATGAAAAAATACGTGTGTTTGTTGATGATGTCAAAGCTAACTTGAATCGAGAAAAAAAGAATCGCCAGAGGCTCGAAATTGTTAATTCCAAATTGGTGAATGAGCTGGCTGCTGCCAAGTTATCGGCCAAGCAATATATGCAGAActacgaaaaagaaagaaagtccAGAGAACTAATTGAAGAAGTATGTGACGAGCTTTGTAAGGAAATTGGAGAAGACAAGGCTGAAGTGGAAGCACTAAGGAGATATTCCATGAAGCTTCGAAAGGTAGTCGATGAGGAAAGAAAGATGCTGCAGATGGTTGAAGTCTGGCGTGAAGAACGTGTTCAGATGAAACTCATCGATGCGAAGGTAGCGCTCGAAAAGAGGTATTCACAGATGAACAAGCTTGTAGCAGATTTGGAGAATTTTCTAAGGTCAAGGACCGAAACTCGGGATGCGAATGACATGAGAGAAGCAGAATCGCTTAGACAGGGTGCTGCCTCGGTTAATGTCCAAGAAATTAAGGAATTCACATATGAGCCCCAAAACCCGGATGACATTTTTGCTGTTTTTGAAGAGGTAGCTTCAGCTGAAGCCACTGAAACGGATATCGAACCCTGTGTCGCATACAGTACTGCTAGCTATGCCTCAGAAATTCAAATGGCGAGTCCTCGAATGAGTATGATAAAAAAAGGCAGCATTCTGAGACATTCAAATGCAAATGTTGAGATAGAAGAAGACGAAAGTGGGTGGGAAACTGTCAGCGATGTCGAGTACCAGAGCTCGAGTTATTCACAACAAGGGAGTACTGCATCTGTAAACAAGAATCCTTGGCACAGCTATTTCTCGGGTAGTGGAACTGAATGGGAAGATAATACATGTCGGGATACCCCAACCACGGAATTTAGCGAAGTTTGTTCTTTGCCTGCTAGACAGTTTAAGAAGGTGTCATCCATGGCAAAGCTTTGGAGATCATGTCCAAACAATGGAGAAAAATACAAGACAATCTCGGTAGAAGGAACAAACTGCAGGCCTTCAACCGGAAGGAAGTCTAATTGGAGTATTATGTCCCTGGATAAATGGTCCGTTAAAGGTGGTTTCAGTCCCTCGGAAATGTTGGGACAATGGAGTTCACCAGACTCTACTCATCCACCAGTAACGAAAAGGTGCAGCGAATGGTCTTGCAGTGCACAGCCAACTAGTTTGAAGGAAAAACTTTTGGAGGCAAGAACGGAAACACAGAAGGTCCAGTTACGACATGTTCTTAAAGAGGAGATTTAGAAGCAGAAGGTGATCGCCAACCAGCTTAGCTTAATCGCCGCGGTAGCCGGCTGTCCCCAACCAAAACAAGTAGCAATATAGTTACCAGACATCATATTTCCATCATGGATTCTATTGATTCTTTTCGTTATCCGATATGCTGATAAATTTGGGACAATGCTGCTGATGAAACAGTTGGATCATCATCTCCTTTTCATCTGCTATGGTTCTGCTTGGGGGGCCGTAGCCATTCCCTTTGTAACTAAGGAAAGCAGTGTCCTCCATTTGTACTGTATCCCAAGGATATCAAGGAATACAGGTTCACGGTAACTGAAATGAGAAGACTTTCCATTGtagttttttactttttttgtatttttgctGTAAGAGACGCCTCATTTGATTCAAGGTAAATTACAAGTATCTGTGTTTCTCTAAAGCCAATGATGGATTTCTTTTATATAGACTAAATCAAAGAATCGTGCACGTATGAAACTTTTATTATCGATGaacttaaaatataactattatttattttctctttcacAAACTTCATTCATTATGATGCAAAACTTAAAATCTCCAATATCTTTTAACCTTATTTGTCAAAACTCTTTTCCAACAATCTTCATTGTAATTTTAAACTATTctctttttttaacaataaataacattttattattttaaattatttcttatttcaacCAGGATTAATTGTATTACGAGACAACGAAAATCCACACAcgtaaagaaaaaaagaagtgatCAACAAAAGatgacatatataattattctattttatagtTGAAAATAACGAATAAAAACCTTCTGTCACCTCATTATGCCTCTTATTCTGCCCACTGCCCACCAATAACCTTTTTTTATGTctctttccttatttttttcttttaaaaaagacATACTACTAATTATTTTGCTGGTagcaaaattcgatttaatttgaaaaaaacgaaaaagaatttaaattttgatttaatcgaacaaaatttttgatttttgagttaacttgaataaataatttgagttttgaattgaagtcgagttgaattttacaattcaataattcaaataatagattggtgtaaatatccttttaatccctatcaattttgaaaatgagcaaattgatctctttctcaacaaaatttacaaaaaaatcaaaataattttaaaattcaaaacatttataaaaatttcaaaatttatacttttcaaaattataaaaattcaaaaattctaaagaatatataaagttaaaattttaaatattttctaaaataataattttgggatctaaataagttaattaataaatttataatactaaagtatctttttttttcttgttatttggctttgaaaaagtttttaaatatatatagtttcaaatttatgttccTGTAAATAAGATCAGCCAAAGAGGATCGTAATTGTTTTATTCATTAATAAAGCATACAAAAAaccacttaataataaaaaaaaccctaaatccctctCTACCCCCAAGAGTGCTTTGCTAAAAATCCTGGAGAAGGCAACAATTGTTGTGGCTTGGGATGGAGGAGAGCGGTGGTGACGGTCGAGAGGGGGGGAGGAGATTTCGCTCCTCGCAGAAGAATTAGTTATGCTATCAATAAAGAGATCTAGGGTTGTGCCAAGTTCTAAACTACATTGATAAGTACGGTTTGGACTGAGAGACTCTATAATCCAGAAAGTTTAAAGGCTCATATGAAAGGCATCTGGAAGACTAAGAAAAAGTTTGTGATCCAGGTGGTGGGTCAAAATCTATTCACAATAGCCTTTGAGTTAGCGGATGATTTGCGGTTGATTTTGGAGGGGAGGCCTTAGATTTTTCGCAAAAGTGTTATTCTATTTGATAGATTAAATCAGCCGATGGATAGAGATCAAATTAGGCTTACTTTATCACCGTTTGGGATGAAAATTGATCCTAATTTTCCAGAATTTGATAAGAAAGATTTATTGCATGCAATTGGTGCCTCGTTTGGTGGGGTTctcagatctgaaattaatgAAGATTTTTGTCGGCTCAGAGTTAACTTGGACGTCCAAAGACCACTCCGAAGAGGTATTTTTGTTTCTATGGATGCTGTTAATAAAGTGTGGGTCCCTTTTAAGTATGAAAATTTGCCAATGTTTTGCTTTGGATGTGGGAGAATGGGACATGGGCTGAGCAATTGTATCTAGTTACCACCTGAAAAAAAAAGCCAAATCAGTGAGAATCCTCATTTCTCGATAGCTTTAAAAGCAGAATCAAAGCTATtaggaaaagaaattaaatttaacactttgATAAAAAAGGTGGGAGTCCAATGTTCGTACACTGGAGGAGAAAATGTGACGCAAAAGAGTACAGTATGGTGTGTAGGTGCCAATGCAAAGGTGGAAGGGTCTCAAGATAATGGTGAATTGCTGGGTGAGGAGATGACTGAGAAGGAGGATGGGTTGTTGGGGAACAAAGAAGCTGAGGAGGCGGAGACTTGTTTCAGGCAAAAGAGTCGCATTCAATATAAGGATAAGACAAACTGGGAAAGAATTCAATCAGGTGTCAATATCATGACTGAAGAAGTTGAAAATAATGTGCGGAAGAGGAAGTCTTTTGGTTCAGATCTTACATGTAGTCATGAAGAAAATGCTGATAGAGTTGGAATCAAAAGATTGAAACATGATGATTCAATCGAGTGGGATAAAGGCTTTTCGGAAGAGAAGGTAGACAACTATGAGCAACCTGATTTTCAGGGTTTTTTGAAAGCGACGGCTGCCAATAGGCAAGCCGACCGGatgcaatgaaaattttaagttggaaTGTTCGTGGTTTGGGGAGTCCACGAGCTAGGCGGAGGCTGCGTTACTCTTTAAAGCAGCATAATCCCCAAATGGTCTTCTTGATGGAGACAAAAGTTGATAAACAAAGGATGGAGAGAGTGAGACGTAATTGCggttttttaaatagaattgaTATTGAAGCAGACGGTTCAAAAGGAGTCTTATGCTTAGCATGGAAAGGAGAATTGTGTGTTGACTTGCGAAGTTTATCGAGAAATCATATTGATGTTTTGATTACAGAGGAGAATGTTAAGGAACTGTGGAGATTCACAGGGTTCTACGGATATCCTTAtgtcaaaaataaaagtgaGCCGTGGAAtctattgaagaaattggggcAAGTCAAGGGTTTCCCATGGCTGGTTGGGGGTGATTTTAACGAGATAATGTATTCCTTTGAGAAAGTTGGGGGTTTACAAAGAGATGAGAGTAGAATGCAAGCCTTTCGAGAAA
This genomic window contains:
- the LOC105761185 gene encoding uncharacterized protein LOC105761185, which encodes MKNMMREASLQAMFSGMNPRDVNLKPKTKQRTRNRRCRSVVGRRSRPQTPLFKWNMEEDGGGVEEELEDKEASGEGRRRKGTSTVSARKLAAGLWRLQLPETAIPGGGERKRGQLGIKGGNDFTGVPVLHEDEIHGSTAKDLLRSPASVFGTENGLLHKIESSIPYLNSAMEGATKWDPVCLKPTNEVRQTYSRMKHIDQRVTAVSTVSALEAELEQARVRTDELETECRSSKKKLEHLLRKVSEERAEWRSREHEKIRVFVDDVKANLNREKKNRQRLEIVNSKLVNELAAAKLSAKQYMQNYEKERKSRELIEEVCDELCKEIGEDKAEVEALRRYSMKLRKVVDEERKMLQMVEVWREERVQMKLIDAKVALEKRYSQMNKLVADLENFLRSRTETRDANDMREAESLRQGAASVNVQEIKEFTYEPQNPDDIFAVFEEVASAEATETDIEPCVAYSTASYASEIQMASPRMSMIKKGSILRHSNANVEIEEDESGWETVSDVEYQSSSYSQQGSTASVNKNPWHSYFSGSGTEWEDNTCRDTPTTEFSEVCSLPARQFKKVSSMAKLWRSCPNNGEKYKTISVEGTNCRPSTGRKSNWSIMSLDKWSVKGGFSPSEMLGQWSSPDSTHPPVTKRCSEWSCSAQPTSLKEKLLEARTETQKVQLRHVLKEEI